CGGAGATTCCCTGGAGTCTGCCGCCCTCTGCCGGCCAGAAACGGCACAACAGCCCCGGGAAATAAACGGggggaaataaaacacaaataaaaacgaaaataacatgaaatgaaaatgaaaataaaaacggaaataaagattaaaaaaaaaaaaaagaacaaaacgGATCCTCTTTATCCCCTCACAATTCCCCTTTCCTCCCCGCACAATTCCCATTTGTCCCCTCAGAATTCCCTTTTTAACCCCTCACATCCCTTTAACCCCTCAGAATTGCCATTTAGCCCCTCAcaattccccttttccccctcagaatTCCCCTTTATCCCTCCAAAATTCCCCTTTAACCCCtcaaaattctccttttctcctccagaattcccatttatcctctcagattttcctttttaacccCTCACATCCCTTTATCGCCTCAGAACCCCCTTTGCCCCCTCACAATCCTCATTTACCCCCTCACAAATCCCCTTTACCCCCTCAGAAACCCCATTATTCCCTCACAATTCCCATTTATCCCCTCACAAATCCCCTTTATCCCCTAACAATTCCCATTTACCACCTCACAATTCCTCTTTACTCCCTCAGAACCCCCTTTACCGCCTCACAATTCCCCTTTATCCCCTCACAATTCCCATTTATCCCCTCACAAATCCCCTTTACCCATCACAAACCCCATTATTCCCTCACAATTCCCTTTATCCCCTCacaattcccttttccttcccccttttttctcctttttcccgGCGCTCCCGCCGTCCCTCACTGATGGGggaggggctctgaggggcCGGCGCGTTCCCGcctttccgggggggggggggggggggggggggggggggggggggggggggggggggggggggggggggggggggggggggggggggggggggggggggggggggggggggggggggggggggggggggggggggggggggggggggggggggggggggggggggggggggggggggggggggggggggggggggggggggggggggggggggggggggggggggggggggggggggggggggggggggggggggggggggggggggggggggggggggggggggggggggggggggggggggggggggggggggggggggggggggggggggggggggggggggggggggggggggggggggggggggggggggggggggggggggggggggggggggggggggggggggggggggggggggggggggggggggggggggggggggggggggggggggggggggggggggggggggggggggggggggggggggggggggggggggggggggggggggggggggggggggggggggggggggggggggggggggggggggggggggggggggggggggggggcgatcGCCAGGAAAAAACTGACCGAGGTGAGCGGGGAAAAAACCGCACGGGACAGCGGGAATGGCCCGGGGCGCGAGCGGGAGTGGCCCGGTTCGGGTGTGTCCCGGTTCGGGTGTGTCCCGGTTCGGGTGTGTCCCTCACGTCCCATCCCGCTGTCCCCCCGCAGGCCAAGTACAAGGAGCGAGGGACGGTTCTGGCTGAGGATCAGCTGGCACAGGTGGGGATTgcccttcctgtccctgtccccaaacccctgtccccatccctgtccttaTCCCGTCCCCATTTCCcgttccccatccccattctTCATTCCCCATTCCCTGACCTCGTTATTCCCAGTTTCCGGGTTTCCTAATCCCATTCCTggtttcccattccccattcccatccccattccccatccccattccccatccccattccccattcccgttCTCCATTCCCCGTTCCCATTCCCTATCCCTGTCCttatcccatccccattccctcattcccatccccaatccccattcccattccctaTTCCCTGACCCCGTTATTCCCAGtttcctattcccattccctgtttcccattcccagtttcccattccccatccccattccattcccattccccatccccattccctgaCCCCgttattcccagttttccattccccattcccattccccattccccattctcTGACCCCgttattcccagttttccattccccattcccatccccattccccatccccaatCCCCATTCCCTATTCCCTGACGCCgttattcccagttttccagtttcccattcccattccctatccctgtccttatcccatccccatccccaatccccatccccggggggggggggggggggggggggggggggggggggggggggggggggggggggggggggggggggggggggggggggggggggggggggggggggggggggggggggggggggggggggggggggggggggggggggggggggggggggggggggggggggggggggggggggggggggggggggggggggggggggggggggggggggggggggggggggggggggggggggggggggggggggggggggggggggggggggggggggggggggggggggggggggggggggggggggggggggggggggggggggggggggggggggggggggggggggggggggggggggggggggggggggggggggggggggggggggcccaatccccatccccaatccccccctccccactccccattcccTGACCCCGTTATTCCCCGTTCCCAGTTTCCCACTCCCGGTTCCCCAGATGTCCAAGCAGCTGGAGACGTTCCGCTCTCACCTGGAGGCCTTTGCCAGCAAGCACAAGCAGGAGATCAGGAAGAGCCCGGAGTTCCGGCTGCAGTTCCAGGACATGTGCGCCACCATCGGCGTGGACCCGCTGGCCTGTGAGGGCAGGGCTCACCCCGCTGCTCCTGAGGGGAATTCCCTGCTGGGATCCCTGCCGAGGGCTGGCGGCACCTCAGGGTgctgctcacctggggctggggatcgccttgggatggggctggagccggGGGGGCTCGGGGCttcccttcctgtccctgttcccattcctcattccccattcccattcccatcccattcctcattccccattcccattccattcctatttcccattcctgtccccttTTCTGtcctccccatcccattccccattcccatttcccattccctaTTCTCGTTCTCCATTCcctattcccatttcccattccctaTTCCAGTCCTATTTCCCATTGCAGTCCAATATATTCCtgttcccagcccattccctattcccattccccacCCCATTTGCCATTTCCAGCCCATCcttatccccattcccatcccattccccattccccattcccatcccattccccattcccatccccattccccattccccattccccattcccaccccattccccattcccatctcattctccatttcccatccccatttcctaTTCCCATTCACTAttctcatcccattcccatttcccatccccatttcctaTTCCCATTCACTAttctcatcccattcccatttcccatccccatttcctaTTCCCATTCACTAttctcatcccattcccatttcccatccccatttcctaTTCCCATTCACTAttctcatcccattcccatttcccatccccatttcctaTTCCCATTCACTAttctcatcccattcccatttcccatccccatttcctaTTCCCATTCACTAttctcatcccattcccatttcccatccccatttcctatcccattccccattcccatctcattctccatttcccatccccatttcctaTTCCCATTCACTAttctcatcccattcccatttcccatccccatttcctaTTCCCATTCACTAttctcatcccattcccatccccattcccatcccattcccatttcccattcccatttcccattcccgCTGGGGACAAACCCCACAATCCgtgtcccacagccccaggagggaTTTCCTGGTGATCTGAGCCCTTTTCCCtgatttcccttttccctgatttcccttttccctgtcctttcccagctggaaaagggTTCTGGGCAGAGATGTTGGGAGTTGGAGATTTCTACTACGAGCTGGGGGTGCAGATCATCGAGGTGTGCCTGGCGCTGAAACACCGCAACGGAGGTGGGACAATCCCTGacatccctgggatccatcaTCCCTGacatccctgggatccatccctgatcCCGGGGATCCATCCCTGATCCCGGGGATCTGTCCCTGACatccctggatccatccctgatCCTGGGGATCCATGTCCCTGATCCCGTAAATCCATGAGAAAAGAGAACAATCCAAGGGATTGCCAGAGGATTGGAATTCCCAGAGTGGAGGTTCCTCATCCCCAAAAGGGCAACTCATCAATCCCCTGATCCCAttaatcccataaatcccataaatccatGGGATCGATCTGagtgagcagctggggctgggaaatcCCAGAACAATCCCTGAACAgtcccagaacaatcccagaacaatcccaaatcAATCTCAGAACAATCCCAAATCaatcccagaacaatcccaggAACAACCCCTGAACAATCCCTGAACAAGCCCAGGAACAATCCCAAATCAATCCAAGGAACAATCCCAGGAACAATCGCAAAACaatcccagaacaatcccaaattAATCCCAGTAACAATCCCTGAACAATCCCAATAACAATCCCAAATCAATCCCAGTAACAATCCCTGAACAgtcccaggaacagccccagatCAATCCctaaacaaccccaaaccagtAACAATCTGTGAACAATCCCAAATCAATCCCTGAACAATCCCAGATCAATCCCAAATCGATCCCTGAACAATCCCAAGAACAATCCCTGAAACAATCCCAGAAACATTCCCAATAACAATCCCAAAACAATCCCAGAAACAATCcctgaaaaaacccagaacaatCCCTGAACAATCCACAACaatcccagaacaatcccagtAACAATCCCAGAAACAATCTCTGAACAATCCCAGTAACAATCCCTGAACAATCCCAGGAACAATGCCCGAACAATCCCAGTAAAAATCCCTGAACAATCCCTGAAACAACCCCAGGAACaatcccagaacaatcccagaacaatcccagtAACAATCCCAGAAACAATCTCTGAACAATCCCAGTAACAATCCCTGAACAATCCCAGGAACAATGCCCGAACAATCCCAGTAAAAATCCCTGAACAATCCCTGAAACAACCCCAGGAACaatcccagaacaatcccagaacaatcccagtAACAATCCCAGAAACAATCCCAGAACAATCCCTGAAACAATCCCAGAAACAATCCCTGAACAATCCCAAATCaatcccagaacaatcccaaatcAATCCCAGAAACAATCTCAGAAACAATCCCAGAAACAATCCCAGAAACAATCCCAAATCAATCCCAGAACAATCCCTGAAACAATCCCAGTAACAATCCCAAATCAATCCCAGATCAATCCCTGAACAATCCCTGAACAATCCCAGAACAATCCCTGAAACAATCCCAGTAACAATCCCAAATCAATCCCAGTAACAATCCCAAATCAATCCCAGTAACAACCCCACAACAATCCCAGATCAATCCCCTCGTTCCCAGGCCTGATCAcgctggaggagctgcagcagcaggtgctgaagGGAAGAGGCAAATTCGCCCAGGACGTGAGTCAGTGAGTGCTGGGATCTGGGAAATCTGGGGAATTCTCAGGATTTGGGAATccttgggatttggggagggaaaagggacaCGGATCTGGAGATTCCAGGATTTTAGTGCTGGATCCCCAATTCCTGCAGGATCCACAATTCCTGCAGGATCCACAATTCCTGCAGGAGGCTCCCTGGTTTCTCTGGGATTCTCAGGgattgctgcctgcagctggagatcATTTTATCCCTAAAAATCCCACCCCAAGAGGATTTTATCCCTAAAAACCCATCCCCACAGaggattttccagccccaggaggatttttttcccccacaaaccaaaccccaaGAGGATTTTTCCCTACAGACCCAGcccaggaggatttttttccctaaaaaccCAACCCTAGGAGGATTTTTCCCTGcaaacccagccccaggagAATTTTATCCCTAAAAATCCAACCCCACAGaggattttccagccccaggaggattttttcccctacaaACCCAACTCCAGGaggattttttccctaaaaatccAACCCCACAGaggattttccagccccaggaggattttttcccctacaaACCCAACCCCAGGAGGATTTTATCCCtaaaaatccagccctgggaggatTTTCCAACCCCAGggcagatttttctctctggagcTGCAAGGAAGGGATGGACAAACCCAAGAGGAGCAGATTTTTTAGGACAAAACTCCCGTTTTCGGGGCTGACCCTTCAAGCTGAGCACGTTCCCAGATTGCCAAAACCCCGATCCcgaattccctgctggaaataAGAGAGATAAGGAAAGGGCAGAATTGCAGCTGGGGGTGcccctggtgctccccagggatgATTTGCTGCGGGCCATCAAGAAGCTGAAGGTTTTGGGGAGCGGCTTTGGGATCATCCCCGTGGGAGGAACGTTCCTGGTGCAGTCGGTGCCGGCCGAGCTGAACATGGATCACACggtggtgctgcagctggctgaggtgggggtgggaatgggaataatgggaataatgggaatgggatggggaatgggaatggggaatgggatgggaatgggaatggggataggAAGGAATGGGGAATGAACATGGATCACACggtggtgctgcagctggctgaggtgggggtgggaatgggaataatgggaataatgggaatgggatggggaatgggaatggggaatgggatgggaatgggaatggggataggaaggaatggggaatgggaatgggagtggaggtggaatgggaatggggaatgggaataatgggaatgggaataatgggaatggggttggggaatgggaatggggatgggaaatggggatgggaaatggggatgggatgggatgggatgggaatgggaatgggaatggggatggagatgggaatggagatgggatggggatagatgggaatgggaatggagatgggaatggggatggaatgggaatggagatgggaatggagatgggatgggatgggaatggggataggaaggaatggggaatgggaatgggatggcagtgggaatggggatgggaaatggtaatgggaatggggaatgggaatgatgggaatggggttggggaatgggaatggggatgggatgggaatggggatggggatggggatgggaaatggaaatgggaatggggataggaaggaatggggagtgggaatgggatggcagtgggaatggggaatgggaatggggatgggaaatggaaatggggaatgggaataatgggaatgggaatggggaatgggaaattGGGATGGGAGTGGAGATGGAATGgaaatggaatgggaatggggatggaaagggaatggggatggaaatggaatggggatggaaatggaaTGGGAGTGGAATGGAATGacatggaatggaatggaatggaatggaatggaatggaatggaatggaatggaatggaatggaatggaatggaatggaatggaatggaatggaatggaatggaatggaatggaatggaatggaatggaatggaatggaatggaatggaatggaatggaatggaatggaatggaatggaatggaatggaatggaatggaatggaatggaatggaatggaatggaatggaatggaatggaatggaatggaatggaatggaatggaatggaatggaatggaatggaatggaatggaatggaatggaatggaatggaatggaatggaatggaatggaatggaatggaatggaatggaatggaatggaatggaatggaatggaatggaatggaatggaatggaatggaatggaatggaatggaatggaatggaatggaatggaatggaatggaatggaatggaatggaatggaatggaatggaatggaatggaatggaatggaatggaatggaatggaatggaatggaatggaatggaatggaatggaatggaatggaatggaatggaatggaatggaatggaatggaatggaatggaatggaatggaatggaatggaatggaatggaatggaatggaatggaatggaatggaatggaatggaatggaatggaatggaatggaatggaatggaatggaatggaatggaatggaatggaatggaatggaatggaatggaatggaatggaatggaatggaatggaatggaatggaatggagatgggaatggaaatggaataggaatggggaattgggaataatgggaatggaatggggatgggaatgtgAATAATGGTAATGGGATgtgatgggaatgggaatgggaatgggaatggaaatgggatgggaatgggaatggggaattgggaataatgggaatggggaatgggaatggatgggaatggggaatgggaatggaaataatgggaatgggatgggaatgggagtgggaattaattggaaaagggctgggaatgacactgggaatgggctgggaatggctgggaatagaatgggaatggaatgggaatggctggggatggggaattgggaaaagGGTTGGGAATGACctgggaaaagggctgggaatgggaaattgGTGGGAAGGGAAAGACCTGGAAaagggctggggatggggaattGCTGCTTCCAGGAGGGAATTGGGATCGGATCAGGTTTGTGGGCGAAGCTGCCGAAGCGTGGATTTAAATCTGGATTGAAATCTGGATTGAAATCATCTTGTTTCCATTAAATCCTGGGATTGGGCCGGGCTGGGATGAGCttgagctgtccctgctctgctgggaattCCAAGGGGGGGGGgcatttttcctggattttattcccagaaaaaaGGGTTTGTGACGGTCAGCGAGATCCGGAGCAGCCTCAAGTGGGAGACGGAGAGAGCGAAGCAGGTGCTGGTAGGTGGGGctgggaaatggggggaaaatggggaaaaaggggaaaaaatggggaaaaaatggggatgggaaaatggggaaaaatggggaaaaaaatgggaaaatgaggaaaaatgggaatgagcTTGGGAACAActcagcccatcccagttcatccccaGCTATTCCCACTCATTCCCAGCTATTCTCAATCTATTCCCACTTattcccagtcactcccagtccattcccatttccaggaTCACCTGCTGAAGGAGGGCATGGCCTGGCTGGCTTCCCATTGTcactcccagtcattcccagtcactcccagtccattcccattGCAGGATCACCTGCTGAAGGAGAGCATGGCCTGGCTGGGTTCCCATTATCattcccagtcactcccagtccattcccattccaggaTCACCTACTGAAGGAGGGCATGGCCTGGCtgggttcccattcccagttatcccagtcactcccagtcactcccagtccattcccattGCAGGATCACCTGCTGAAGGAGGGCATGGCCTGGCtgggttcccattcccagttatcccagtcactcccagtcactcccagtccattcccattccaggaTCACCTACTGAAGGAGGGCATGGCCTGGCtgggttcccattcccagttatcccagtcactcccagtcactcccagtccattcccattccaggaTCACCTACTGAAGGAGGGCATGGCCTGGCtgggttcccattcccagttatcccagtcactcccagtcactcccagtccattcccattGCAGGATCACCTGCTGAAGGAGGGCATGGCCTGGCtgggttcccattcccagttatcccagtcactcccagtcactcccagtccattcccattGCAGGATCACCTGCTGAAGGAGGGCATGGCCTGGCtgggttcccatt
The genomic region above belongs to Ficedula albicollis isolate OC2 chromosome 27, FicAlb1.5, whole genome shotgun sequence and contains:
- the SNF8 gene encoding vacuolar-sorting protein SNF8, encoding MSKQLETFRSHLEAFASKHKQEIRKSPEFRLQFQDMCATIGVDPLASGKGFWAEMLGVGDFYYELGVQIIEVCLALKHRNGGLITLEELQQQVLKGRGKFAQDVSQDDLLRAIKKLKVLGSGFGIIPVGGTFLVQSVPAELNMDHTVVLQLAEKKGFVTVSEIRSSLKWETERAKQVLDHLLKEGMAWLASHCHSQSFPVTPSPFPLQDHLLKESMAWLGSHYHSQSLPVHSHSRITY